The Verrucomicrobiia bacterium genomic sequence ACTTGGCCTTCGGCCCTTCCTTTACCAGCAGCGAGCTGCCAGCACCTAAATCTATCCCACAAAACCCTCAAGAAAACCACCTCTTTTCACTAAAATTTGTGATGAAAACCCAACCTTTTCGACACCAAGAACATCCAAAAATCACAACTTACGTAACTCGCATTTCTCATCCCCACTGCTCCTCTTCCTGCTCGCATAGTTCGCGTGTTTCGCGGTCACTCCTCTCTGCCTTTCCTCGTAAATCGGAAATTCTTCTCCGCTCTGCTTGTGCCTTCTGTGCCTTCCTTGCCCCGGCGTTTTGGTCGGGGTTTGTGCCATCCTCCCTCTCCGCGTTTCCATGGTGAATTCTTTCTGTGTATTCTGCGTTTTCCGTGGTTCATCTTTCCCGTCCCCTTTTCGCGTAGTTCGCGGTTCACCCCTTCCTGTCCCTACTGTTAGAGCGCTTAAAAAAATACTGTGGCCGAGTGGGGCGTGGATTTGGCGAAGGAGCAGCTTCCAAAGACCCTGTGACGGAGCCGAAACGAAGCCAGAACCCAAAAAGACCGCCCGCTTCGCTCTCCAGACAATCGGCGACAGGATTTTTTAAACCGCTCTAAAAGTTGGACGTTGAACGTTTTCCAAAAATCCTCATCCTCCCTCCATGTCCACCCCCGCGCAGCACCTGACAAGGCGTCGCTTCGTAACCCTGACCGCCACCGCTACCCTTTTAGCTCCAACCCTATCTGTATTCGCTGCTGCAAGTGAACCCCCTCGCTCCACCGTCGAGGCCGCCCTGAAAAAAGCCGCCACCTTTTACGCCCAGAACTGCTCCAACTCCGGCGGCTACGCTTGGCGACACAGTCGCGACCTTCGCCTCAGTGAAGGCGAGGGCGAAACCTCCAAGACCTCTTCGTGGGTTCAGCCGCCTGGAACACCCTCGATCGGCGACGCCTTGCTCGATGTCTATGAAGTCACCGGTGACAAACAGTATCTCGATGCCGCCAAAGCCGCTGCGAACGTTCTCATCAAAGGCCAACGCCTCTCGGGCGGCTGGTATTACAGCGTGGAAATGGACCCCGCCAAACGCGCTGGCGAAGGCTATCGTGATAACCCCAACCATCGCCCGCCCAAATCCGGCCGTGACCTCAAGAACCTCACCATGCTGGATGACGACACCTCGCCCGCTGCCCTGCGCTTCCTCATGCGCTTGGATAAGGTTACCGGCTTCAAAGACCCCGCAATGAAAGACACCATCGCCTACGCGATGAAATCCATTCTCCTCTCCCAATACCCCGTTGGCGCGTGGACCCATAATTACGACCGCTGGCCCAAAGGCCACGACCCGAAAGAATATCCGATCCTCAAAGCCAGCTACCCCGCGCAATGGCCTCGCACCTGGCCCAACGACTGGACCGGCCACTATCACCTGAACGACAACATCTCCGGCAACGTCCTCGCCACCATGCTCCTCGCCTACGAGATCTATGGAGAGGACCGCTACCTCGCCGCCGCCAAGCGCACTGGCGATTTCTTCCTCCTCGCCCAGATGCCCGATCCCCAACCCGCCTGGGGCCAGCAATACGACGTGAAGATGCAACCCGTCTGGGAACGCAAATTCGAGCCCCCCGCCATCAGCGGCCTCGAATCCCAATACGTGATGGAAAGCCTCCTCCTGCTCTATCGCAAGACCGGTGACGCGAAATACCTTGAGCCCTTCGCCAAAGCCCTGCCCTACCTCAAGAAGTCACTCCTGCGCGATGGCCGCATCGCCCGCTTCTACGAGCTCAAGACGAACAAACCCCTCTGCTTCATCGTACAGGACAAAGTCTATCACCTCTCCTACGATTTCAGCAAAGCCCCCGACCACTACGGCTTCATCTTCGACTCCAAGCTGAACCAGATCGAAGCCGAATACAATCGCCTCAAAAACGGTGGCGACACCGCCCGCCAAGAACTCCCCGCCCACGAACGCCTCAACCCCACGCCCGCCGAAATCAAAACCATCATCGCCCAAATGGACCCCCGCGGCGCGTGGATCGACACCCGCTCCCTGAAAGGCCATAAGAAGGCTTCCCCCGAAGGCGTCATCCAATCCGAAACCTTCATCAAAAATGTAGAAGCCCTCTGCGCCTACCTAAAGAACACGAAGTAACGCGCAACGCAGTGCAGTGGGGCAGGCGCCCTCGCCTGCCTTAGTCGGACAGCCGCCCTCGGCTGTCACCTTTGGAGCGTGGGCGTCCTCGCCCACAGCAACATCCATAAGCAAAAGCAGCTCACTCTTCGCCCATGACTAACGCCCGGATTTCTTTTTCTCCGTGCTAAAATTTTCTAGAACCTCAAGCACGCTCCAAATGCATATCCCTTAAAAAAAACGTGCCAGCTCTCGGACCAGAATCATTTCACTCCAAAATCTATCGCCAGCTTAATCACGAAAAACAAAATGCACTTATTTCAATCGGATTTGAAAATTTTGCTGACCTGAAATTGAACATTCCAAGCATATCGCTCCAGAATTTCTTTTTTGTCCACATCTCTGCAATGCTCAGACTCTGACAAAAGCTGTGGAAAGAGATAATTCAATCGCCACACATGATCTTTGAGAACATGGTCTTCCTTGGCATAAAATTTCCCTATCTCGCCAATCAACTCAATTACGCGATCCGCTTGCTGCCTTGGCAATGTCTTATCTGCACGAGCAGAAACACAAAGTCCTGCAGCGAGCTGATCATACTCTTGCATTAAACCTGAAATCGTTTGCATTTGCTCAAGAAGTTGATTCTTCCCTCTTTCGTAATTCTACTCAATTACATATCATCACATCCCAACTTAGATTCTGCCAGTATTCTTCTCGTGTATTTCTATTAGACAGTTTCCGTTCACCCAAAACCGCGTCAAGCCTCCCACATCTTAGCATTGGTGCTTTGTCATTGCTCATTCCTTCGTCATTGAGATTTCGTCATTGGTCATTCCAAAAGGTGCATTTCCCAAAGGCCCGTGCCCATCCGCTTTATTGCCAGAATTTCTTCGCTGTTCTACTCGTCGCGCTTGTCCATCTTGCCTTTCTCCAGCGCCGCAAACGTGTCGAAATCGCTTCGGAAGAGCCGATCCTGGATCACCCGGTATTTCTCGAATTCGCTTTCCTCGTGGTCCTTGGCGATTTCCGCGCTGATGCGCCCGGCGTCTTGCAACACTTGCCGCTCATCCGCCGAAAGGAAGATGTCCAACCGCTTCGCCCAAGCATCCATCGTCATCGGCACCCGGCGCTTCGCCCGGCTCTCCGCCAGGTCCAAGTAGGCGTTTACGATGCGCCCCAAGTCCTCCAGCTCCGTCTCCGTCAGATAATTTTTTGCCACCACCACATCGCTTTTCAGTATTTTCCCGCCCGGGGCTTTGGCCCAGCTCGTCAACCCCATGCGTTCCTTCGTATGGTCCGCCCGCTTAACGATCAGCTCAGCGGCCGTGTGACCGTGGACGGCGTAATGCATCTTGTTCTGCACTTTGGCGAAGAACGCCTGCGTGATCGGCGCGTCCCGGTCATAATCCATCGCCGTGGCATAGACGTCGGCGATCTTTTGGTAAAAGCGCCGCTCAGACAGGCGGATCTCCCGGATCTCCTCCAGCAGACGCTCGAAGTAGTCCTCGCCCAGAAACGCCCCGTTCTCCATCCGCTTCCGGTCCATCACATAGCCCCGCAGCGTGTAGTCCCGCAGGACCCCTGTGGCCCATTGCCGGAACGCCGTGGCCCGTTTGGAATTCACGCGATAGCCGACGGCAATAATCGCATCGAGATTGTAGTGCAAGATGTGGCGCTCAACCCGCCGTTTCCCTTCGATTTGAACTGCTAAGAATTCTTTAGCAGTTGCTGCCTCCGGCAATTCACCTTCGGCGTAGATTTTCTTGAGATGGATCAGCACGTTCTCCGGAGTCGTCTCAAAGAGCAGCCCCATCCCCTTTTGTGACAGCCAGATCGTGCCCTCCTGCACCCGCACTTCCACGCCATCACCGCCGGTCTGGTAGGCAAAAGTCAGAAATTCCGCCGTGCTGTTCCGGATGCGCACACTGTTCGGTGATTTCTTTTTAGGCATAGGCAACCCACTCAGTCCGCTGGCATCCGTATCTTTTGTCCTGATAACCACACAGGGTCCAGCCGAAACCCCATCCTTCCGCTTCTTCTCGGCATATCCACGCACTACCCCCGCTTGTCAGTGGCCAAGGAAAGCACAGTAACGCTCCACCACCCTCGCCCCTCGGAGGGGAGAGGGCCGGGGTGAGGGGTGCCGGGCTTTTCCCTTCTCCTTGCTTCTCTCTCTTCGTCGGCAGTGTCAAGATACGCCCGCTTCTTCTCGTTACTTCCCCTAATACCTCGTGACCGCGCAGAAAGCCTTCCGCCCCGTCAGGTGGATTTCTCCAAGCAATCCGGGCATTCTAATCATTGGCTCCGGCGGCGATCCGCCCTAATCTCTTCCCCCATGAAACCCTTCGCTGCGTTCCTCGCGGCATTGTTATCGCTGGTCGTCACCGCTCACGCCGCTGCCCCGCGCCCGAACATCATCCTCATCATGTCCGATGACATGGGCTTCTCCGACCTCGGCTGTTATGGCAGCGAAATCAGCACGCCCAATCTCGATTCACTCGCCAAGGGCGGCCTCCGTTTCACTCAATTCTACAACACTGGCCGTTGCTGTCCCACGCGCGCCTCGCTCCTTACTGGTCTGTATCCGCATCAGGCCGGCATCGGCCACATGGTGGACTCCAAGAACAAACCCGGCCCCGGTTACGCCGGTGATCTCAGCCAGAACTGCATCACCATCGCACAGGCGTTGAAGCCCGCCGGTTACCGCACCTACATGACCGGCAAATGGCACGTCACCCCGAACGAAGCCACCAAGCCCAATCCCAGCAAACACAACTGGCCGCTCCAACGCGGCTTCGACCGCTACTACGGCACCATCCACGGCGCGGGCAGCTTCTACGATCCCAACTCCCTCGTCCGCGATAACGAACTCATCTCCCCCTTCGCCGACAAAGAATACACGCCCAAGGAATATTACTACACGGATGCCATCAACGACCACGCCACCCGCTTCATCGCCGATCACGCCAAGCAGCACCAAGGCGAACCCTTCTTCATGTACATGGCCCACACCGCCGCCCACTGGCCCATGCACGCGAAGGAATCCGACATCGCCAAATACAAAGGCAAATACGATGCGGGCTTCGAGCCCATCCGCGCCGCCCGTTGGGAAAAGCTGAAACAACTCGGCCTCATCGATAAGCAATGGGCGCTCACCCCGCAATCCGATGAATGGAGCGACGTGAAAGACAAGGCGTTCGAAATCCGCTGCATGGAAGTTTACGCCGCCATGGTCGATAACATGGATCAAGGCATCGGCCGCGTCATCGCCGAACTCAAGCGCCAGGGCATCTACGACAACACACTCATCTTCTTCCTTCAAGACAACGGTGGTTGCGCCGAACTCATGGGCCGTGGCGCGAAACCCATCGTCCCGCAACGCGCCGATAAACCTTCTCTCCCGCCCATGGCCGCCACCGATCTGCAGCCCGACATGATCCCCAAGCAAACCCGCGATGGCTATCCCATGCGTCAAGGCTACGGCGTCATGCCCGGCGGCGCAGACACCTACATCGGCTACGGTCGCGGCTGGGCGAACGTGAGCAATACCCCCTTCCGCGAATACAAACACTGG encodes the following:
- a CDS encoding polysaccharide lyase; the encoded protein is MSTPAQHLTRRRFVTLTATATLLAPTLSVFAAASEPPRSTVEAALKKAATFYAQNCSNSGGYAWRHSRDLRLSEGEGETSKTSSWVQPPGTPSIGDALLDVYEVTGDKQYLDAAKAAANVLIKGQRLSGGWYYSVEMDPAKRAGEGYRDNPNHRPPKSGRDLKNLTMLDDDTSPAALRFLMRLDKVTGFKDPAMKDTIAYAMKSILLSQYPVGAWTHNYDRWPKGHDPKEYPILKASYPAQWPRTWPNDWTGHYHLNDNISGNVLATMLLAYEIYGEDRYLAAAKRTGDFFLLAQMPDPQPAWGQQYDVKMQPVWERKFEPPAISGLESQYVMESLLLLYRKTGDAKYLEPFAKALPYLKKSLLRDGRIARFYELKTNKPLCFIVQDKVYHLSYDFSKAPDHYGFIFDSKLNQIEAEYNRLKNGGDTARQELPAHERLNPTPAEIKTIIAQMDPRGAWIDTRSLKGHKKASPEGVIQSETFIKNVEALCAYLKNTK
- a CDS encoding virulence RhuM family protein; the encoded protein is MPKKKSPNSVRIRNSTAEFLTFAYQTGGDGVEVRVQEGTIWLSQKGMGLLFETTPENVLIHLKKIYAEGELPEAATAKEFLAVQIEGKRRVERHILHYNLDAIIAVGYRVNSKRATAFRQWATGVLRDYTLRGYVMDRKRMENGAFLGEDYFERLLEEIREIRLSERRFYQKIADVYATAMDYDRDAPITQAFFAKVQNKMHYAVHGHTAAELIVKRADHTKERMGLTSWAKAPGGKILKSDVVVAKNYLTETELEDLGRIVNAYLDLAESRAKRRVPMTMDAWAKRLDIFLSADERQVLQDAGRISAEIAKDHEESEFEKYRVIQDRLFRSDFDTFAALEKGKMDKRDE
- a CDS encoding arylsulfatase, encoding MKPFAAFLAALLSLVVTAHAAAPRPNIILIMSDDMGFSDLGCYGSEISTPNLDSLAKGGLRFTQFYNTGRCCPTRASLLTGLYPHQAGIGHMVDSKNKPGPGYAGDLSQNCITIAQALKPAGYRTYMTGKWHVTPNEATKPNPSKHNWPLQRGFDRYYGTIHGAGSFYDPNSLVRDNELISPFADKEYTPKEYYYTDAINDHATRFIADHAKQHQGEPFFMYMAHTAAHWPMHAKESDIAKYKGKYDAGFEPIRAARWEKLKQLGLIDKQWALTPQSDEWSDVKDKAFEIRCMEVYAAMVDNMDQGIGRVIAELKRQGIYDNTLIFFLQDNGGCAELMGRGAKPIVPQRADKPSLPPMAATDLQPDMIPKQTRDGYPMRQGYGVMPGGADTYIGYGRGWANVSNTPFREYKHWQHEGGISTPLIAHWPRGITRAHANQLVTSPAHLIDIMATCVDLAGAKYPADFKEQKITPLEGISLSPSFSGKPLARTQPIYFEHEGNRAVRDGQWKLVAKGPAGDWELYDMTADRTETKNLITQEPVRAKTMIQHWETWAKRAMVLPWNSEPAYGEKAAQGAGKKKKQN